CCTTGTTCCGGATCGTCTCCCTTAAGGAGCACCGTTTCCTGATCAGCAACGCCCAGGAAACTGAGCATTGACCGCAAGTAGGCAACGCTCATGTCCTGCTCCTGTCCAAAGATGAAGGGCAGGTCTGCGTGCAGATGCAGTGATTTCCTGCTCCGGACGGGAAGAATTCCCTGCGCCCCCTGTGGCGTCAGATGATAAGTAAACCCGGGAACCGATATTGTATCGATGTACATCTTGAACTCGGCCGGGAACCAGAGGTTGAAGCTGTGCGTGACGAAGACGTATTTGTCGCACCTGCCGAATTGGTCGGCGAGACGCCAGATCCGACTCATCTTGCGTCGCTCTTCTTCCGAAAGGAGAGAGTAGTTCTGGCCGCACTCGCTTCGTTCCCAAGCACTGAACACGTCCTGGTCGATGCGCTGAATGCTGTCGCGGTACAGGTCGAGAAACTGCACCTCGTCCTGTGGGTTCCAGCGAAGGTACTCCTCCAGGAACTCATAGCCGAGCGAAAGGGTGCGCGATCTGTCCTGAGGTCTGACATTGCAGGTGACGTAGAGCAGGTTGGCCATGATCTTCTCCTTGGCATTGGATAACGGTTGTCCTTCTCTTAGCGATGAGCATGCCAACCATAAAACTCTAATTGTTTCGAATGCTTAAATAAAAGCTCAGGATTGCTGTCACGGTATCCAGTAATTCTAGTCACGGAATATCGTAGAATACGTCAACAGTACGGAATCTCGTAATCCCCAATGGCTGGCTGAAAAAGGCTAGCCTCCCTCATCGCTGGGATCACCTTCGGGGCGGATACTGGGAGAGTATCTCGCGGACCGCCTCGGGAGTTTTTGTCGAGGCATCCTGCCGGTCGCCAATCGGTCTACTGGTCACGCCGCGCCAGACCAGGGTATTCTTTTCCCGGTCGATCAGTTCGATGATCAGGGTTCCCTTGCGGTAGGATTCCTGTTGTACCCCGCCCTCGGCGCGCCTTCTCCAGCGCCAGGCATGACTGAACCCGCTCGCGCCGGGAGTGGCGGCGACGGCCTCCTGAAACCTGGCCTGGTATTTCACCATCAGATCGGGTTTTTCCGCAGACTGCACAAGCCCTGTACGTTCCAGCTCATTGGTCACAGCACGGCGTACGACCTGGTCGATCAAGTCATCGCCGACCATCGTATCCATCAGGGCTGGTTTTCTGTCCAGCCAAGCCCAACTCCTGTAT
This genomic interval from Desulfuromonas sp. TF contains the following:
- a CDS encoding DUF4136 domain-containing protein encodes the protein MRKIRICLLLIFLIFLAACAKPDHRVESSFDWQADFEQYRSWAWLDRKPALMDTMVGDDLIDQVVRRAVTNELERTGLVQSAEKPDLMVKYQARFQEAVAATPGASGFSHAWRWRRRAEGGVQQESYRKGTLIIELIDREKNTLVWRGVTSRPIGDRQDASTKTPEAVREILSQYPPRR
- a CDS encoding NAD(P)H-dependent oxidoreductase — its product is MANLLYVTCNVRPQDRSRTLSLGYEFLEEYLRWNPQDEVQFLDLYRDSIQRIDQDVFSAWERSECGQNYSLLSEEERRKMSRIWRLADQFGRCDKYVFVTHSFNLWFPAEFKMYIDTISVPGFTYHLTPQGAQGILPVRSRKSLHLHADLPFIFGQEQDMSVAYLRSMLSFLGVADQETVLLKGDDPEQGPKEEDGAARHRLLTLARGF